Genomic DNA from Thermotoga petrophila RKU-1:
GAAAAGTGAGCGTTCAACCTTCCTGGAACGAAAACGCTTCCTCCCGTTACGAGGATTTTCAATTCCACTCGGTATCACCCCACAAGGTAACTCAAAATCGCCACGAACAAACAGTAGTAAGAAAACTGCCATATCTTTCCAGATCTCACAGATCTTGAAAGCACGTAAAGAGCGAAAAGGCCAGAAAGAAAAGCAAAAATCGGTGCCAGAATGGTTATATTTCCCTTTTCTAAGCCGAGGATTCCTGCACCCAGAACGACGGGTATGGACATCAGAAAAGAGTATTGAAGAGCATCTTCACCTCTGTACTTCATGAACAAAAGAGAAGACACTGTGATTCCACTTCTCGAGATACCCGGAAAGAGAGCAAAAAGCTGGGCAATCCCAACAAGAAGGGCATCGAGGAAACTCATGTTTTCCATTCTCTTTTCACCAGACGAAGAATACCTGGTAAACATCAGGATCAAAGCGGTTACAGAGAAAAACAGAGGGAGGAAGCGTGGCGAAGAAAACAGTTGATCGATTTGTTTTTCGAAGAGAACTCCAAAAACGCCAGCCGGAATGGTTGAAACAATCAGATTCAGGATGATTCTCCAGCTTCTCAGGCTCCTTCTTATACCATCGAACGCAAAAAGAACAACGGATACCAGCGTCCCAAGATGCAGAACAGCCGTCTGGTAAGCGTTCAGATCCGTCTTTAACAGATGCGACAGAAGAGTCAGGTGTCCGGAACTGGAAACGGGAAGAAACTCAGTCAACCCCTGTATTATTCCGAGCAGCAGATCCACGTCAGAACCCCTCTTCCTTTTCGATGGATTCTATTTTTATCCCAAGACTTTCAAAAAGCTTGATGAGTGTTCCTTCATCTACCGCGTCCACTTTGATGAGAACCTCTCTCTTGCCATCTTGTGACCTTGTTGTGATAACGGATAAGATGTTTATGTTACTGAGCGCTAAGGCATCTACAACCTTCCTCAACTCTCCAGGTTTGTCCTCGAGAAGGACAGAAAAACGGATACCAGGAACGTCCATCGCCAGAGCCTCTATGAGCGCTTCAAGAAAATCATGAAGACTCACAGCACCCTTGAGGCGCATCTCTTCATCAACCACCGGAAGGTAAGGCTCCTGGTGCTCCAGAAACAGAAGAAGAGCGTGGGTGATGTTGTCTTCTTCGTGGACGAAAAAGTCCGGAAGGGAAACTTTATTGAATACAGAAGAATCGAGATCCAGATCCAGCAAATCCTCCTTGTTCACCACTCCTCTGAAGTGGCCTTCCCGATCTTTGACAATACATTCGTTCGTCTGGTACTGCCTCATCCTGTGCAGACATTCTCTCACTGTAGCTGATTCTTCAACCATCGGGAAGTCCTGGGTGACCCATTTTTTGACTTTCATCGTTCCACCTCCTCGAGTAGTTCATTCAGATAGTGTTTGAGACGTTCCAGAACGAACTCTTTTGAAACACGTTCTTTTATCTCTCCCTTCACGAATATAACAGCTCCATCCCTGAGACCGGCCACTCCCAGATCGGCATCTTTTCCTTCTCCAATACCGTTCACAACACATCCCATAACAGCTATTTTCAATCTCTTTTGAACGTGAAAGAAATTCTCTTCGATCATCTTCGCCATGTTTTCGACATCTATTTCTGCTCTGCCACAAGTGGGGCAGGCTATCACCTCCACACCTTCCCTGAGACCGAGGGCTATGAGGATTTTCTTTCCGACGATAACCTCCCTCACTGGATCTCCAGATATGGATACCCTTATGGTGTCACCTATGTTTTTCAGAAGGAGATGACCTATAGCAATGGAGGATTTAACAACGGCCGTTTCCGAAACTCCCGCCTCGGTCACCCCAAGATGGATGGGATATTCGATCTTTTCAGCAATGTACTCGTTCGCCTTTATCGTTTCGAGTATATCTGAGCTCTTCACCGAGACGACGATATCATAGAACCCTTCCTTCTCGAGTAGTCTGACTTCCTCGAGAGCGGATTCTGCCAGATCTTTCCACCTTTCTGAGGTTCTTCTCTTTATGGATCCCACGTTCGCTCCAACACGAATGGGAATGCCTTTTCCTTTCGCAGCCGCGACGACATCCTTCAGCCGATCCCTACTCATATTACCTGGATTGATCCTTATTTTGTCTGCTCCATTATCAATCGAAAGAATAGCAAGCCTGTAATCGAACTGAATATCCGCAACAAGGGGAATCTCTATCTGTTCCTTTATTCGTCTGATTGCTTTCGCATCTTCTTCATCTTGAACGGCCACCCGAATGATCTCACAACCAGCCCTTTCAAGGCGTTTTATTTGGGAGATGGTTCTTTCCACGTCGGCCGTCTTCGTCGTGGTCATAGACTGAACACTCACGGGGGCGCCTCCTCCGATCACCACGTTCCCGACTTTCACACTCTTTCTCATATTCCCATCATCCTTCCTATGTCGAGGAACGTGATGTAAAGGAAGAGTATCATGAGAAAGATGAACCCAAGAAAATGAATGATGTTTTCGACCTGGGGATTGAGTCTTTTTCGAGTGATCATTTCCACAAGCGAGAAGATAATGCGACCACCATCGAGCGCCGGAAGTGGCAGAAGATTCAAAACACCCAGACTGATTGTTATCACGGCCACAACTGTGAGGACTGCCTCCAGACCCGTTTTGGATGCCGCGCTGATCACGCCCGCCAGTCCCACCACTCCCACTATCTGTCCTGTCTGAACATTCCTGAAGAAGTTCTTCAGAGAAGAGGCAGTCGTCAGTAACACATAGTTGCACGCCTTCACAGAAAGATTCACCGCTTCCAGAGGATTCTTCGGTTTATAACGGGGAACACCCATCTCCAAGAGATCGGGCGTTTCGAGGATGTTCTTCAAAAATGAGGCCTCCACGTTTTTCTCTATCGTGCTGTCACCCCTTTTTATCACTACTCTGACGCTGCCTGAAAGTCCTCTCCACCATTCGAGATCATTTCCCTGCAAACTCACCATCATGGCGTCTTTTCCCAGTGTCAGCCTCTGATAAAGCACCACCAGATCCTGCCATCCTTCTATCTCCTGATCTTCCACCCGGACTATACGATCTCCCTTTTTAAAGACGAAAAGCCCTTCTTTAAAATAAATGTCCTTTTTGAACACAGGAGCGAGCCCGGAGAAGGATATTCCGATCATATATCGGGCCGGAATTTCGTTGAACTGCTTCAGAATTCCCTTTACCGTTCCTCCTTCGAACTCAAGAACCACGTATTCGTTCACAAATTCTTTGAGAACAGATGTGTCTCTGTTTCCGTTAACTGAGACGAGTTTTCCCGAAGGAGTTCCTTCTGCACTTTCGAGAACGAACTCGTACGTTTCGGGATACATTCTGGGGATTAACCTGAGAGATTTCTTCTCACCATTCCTGATGATAACCAGTTCAACAGGCAGTCCTTTCTGAATCTCGTTCGAGATGATCGACGTGTCGAAAGCGATCTTTCCGTTTATGGAATAGACGACATCTCCTCGCCTCAGTTCAGCTTCTTCTGCGGGACTTCCCGGCACAACTTCATCTATCCCGGGAAGCGCGATTCCCCAGTTAAGAGTGATAGGGAGAAAGAGGAGATAACCCGCGAGTATTGAAAAGAGAGGACCCGCAAGGGTGATCAGAAATCTCTGCCAAGCGGGTTTCGCGTAGAAACTCTTTTCTTTCTCTTCCTCGTCTGCTATCTCTTCTCCTTCTTCGCCGAGCATTCTCACGTATCCACCTATGGGAAAGACGTTTAGTCTGAAGGTAGTTTCCCTTCCCTTCACAGAAAAAATCTTTGGTCCAAATCCAATCGCGAACTCCAGAACCTTCACTTTAAAGAGCCTCGCAAAAAGATAGTGGCCGAGTTCGTGGACCATTATGACACCCGTCAATATCAATATGAAGTAGACGATAACCATTCTGTCACCCTCTCCGCTTTTTTTATCGCTTCGAAATGAATTCGCTCCACATCATCCAGCGTTCGCGGTTGTGGATATCCTTGAAACTCTTCGAGAGTTTTCTCTATCACTCTGTGGATACCACCGAACCTTATTCTCCCTTTCAGAAAGGCTTCGACCGCTACTTCGTCCGCCGCGTTGAAAGCTGTTCTCAGAGCGTAAGAATCCTTTATCTCTTTCAGAAGAAAGAACGCAGGGTATTTTTCGGGATCGGGATCTTCAAAAGAAAGGCTGATGGTCCTCAGAAAAAACGGTTCAAGAGCGACGCGTCTCGGATAGAAAAGAGCATAACTTATCGGTATTCTCATATCCGGTGGTGATACCACCATTTTGACGTTTCCATCGGGCAAAACCACCGCTCCGTGAACCAGCCCCTCTCTGTGTATCTTCACTTCTATCTTCTCGAAGGGCAGCTCGAAGAGCTCCATGGCTTCCAGAACTTCGAACGCCTTGTTCACCATTGTTGCAGAATCTACCGTTATACGGGCTCCCATATTCCACACGGGATGCCTGAGCACGTCTTCAGGTCTTGCTCTATCGATCTTGGAAATCTCCCAGTCTCTCAAAGCACCTCCAGAAGCTGTCAAAACCACCTTTTCCACTTCTGGTTCTATCACCTGAAAGATGGCACTGTGTTCACTATCGACCGGAATGAGTTCAGTTCTTTTCTCTTTGAGTTTTTTCTTCACCAGAAATCCGCCGCACACGAGAGATTCTTTGTTTGCAAGGCACACCCTTTTCGAGTGCTCCAGAGACGAAAGCACCGCCCTCAATCCACTGAATCCCGAAACTGCTACCATTGTGATGTCAGGCTTCAGCGCTTCCAGCATCTCTTCTATGGAATGAGGACCTTTCCAGACGTTGATCGAACTGTCTTCGAACTCCACATCACCCGTGACCGCCACGTTTTTCACGTTGAATTCCTTCACGATCTTGAAGGCCAGCTCCAGATTGCTGTGAAACGAGATGCCTATCAATCGAATTCCCTTCACTTTTTTCAAAACATCGAGTGTCTGAGTTCCTATGGATCCAGTGGCACCCAGTATCACGAGGGTTCTTTCTTCCATCTGAAGTAGATCAAACCTCCCTTCTTCACTTCTATCGTGACCCTATCGCTCACAGCTTCGTTGCTCACACCGTAGGGTTTTGTGATGGGCATAACGGCATCCTCAAGGGTGTATTTGAAGCCTTTGAGAGTCACACCTTCTGCGTCGCCACCGAGCGGTAGTATGGACCACTTTTCCCCAGGAACAGCGGAAAGAGTTTTTGCTCCTTCCACGTAACCAACCGTAAGAGAAGATGATTCAAGGGTTGTGTTTTTGAAGCGTTTTAACAGGTAGAAAAGAGCGAGCACCATGTCGAGGCGTTCTCCCTTCCATCCGAAGACAACCTTTTCTTCCTCTTCAAACTCTCGAAGTGCAAGTTCAAGGTCTATTTCGTCCTTCTCTCTTGGAAATATCTTCAGCGTTACCCCGTGTTGTTTCAACCACTCCATGGTTTCCTCTTTCGCCGAATCGGCATCACCTATGAAAAGATCTGGTACAATGTTTCTTGTTCTCAGGTAGTTCGCTCCTCCGTCCACCGCCACGATCCTTTCACAACGGGAAACATCCACGAACTCTTCGTAGGAACCGTTTGCAAAAATACACACCATGGATTTCTACTCCTCCTTCTCGTTCAAGGCCCTGATATAATTCTATCAGGAGGCGGTGTTTTCGATGAGAGTACCGGGAAACATTTCTGTTCAGACGGAGAATGGAAAGGTAGTGAAAATTATCTTGGGATCGAACGAAACAGAAGGTCCGGAGGAGATTCTCCGCGAAATAGAAGAATACCTTTCAGGTCAAAGAAAAAGCTTTTCATTCCAGGTAGAGATCAGAGGCACACCCTTTCAGAAAAGAGTCTGGGAAGAAGTTCGAAAAATCCCGTACGGTGAGACGAAAACTTACAGCGAGATAGCAAAAAAACTCGGAACGTCCCCCAGAGCAGTGGGACAGGCTCTTTCGAAAAACCCTCTTCCTCTCTATATACCGTGCCACAGGGTGGTTTCTAAGAAAGGACTCGGTGGTTTCAGCGCAGGCTTGGAATGGAAGAAATACCTGATCGATCTGGAGAGATTCAGAAAATGAAGAAATTCCTTTTATCCTTCTTCATAGCTTCACTTTTGACTTTTTTCTTACTGTGGGGTCTTTATTTCTTCTTCACAAAAGACCTTCCTCCTCCCGAGGAGAAACTTGTGCCGACCATCAGACTGTTTTACAGTGACGGAACTCCACTGCTTGTCTCCAGGAATATCTGGATAGACCTCTCCGACATTCCAGAGAAATTCGTTGAGATACTCCTCACCTCCGAGGACGAGGAATTCTACAAACATCCAGGATTCGACCTCATGGGATTTCTGAGGGCGTTGATCATTGATATAAAGACACTGAGTTTCTCACAGGGCGGAAGCACCATCACACAGCAACTCGCCAGGACGCTTTATCTTTCGATGGACAAATCCATCGTCAGGAAATTGAAGGAAATCTTCATATCCTTCTGGCTTGAACGCATAAGAACCAAAGATGAAATCCTCGAGATGTACATAAACTCCGTCTATATGGGAAACGGAATATACGGATTCCAAACGGCCTCTAAATTATACTTCGGAAAGGACCTCTCTGATCTTTCGGTGCCGGAGATGTGTGTTCTTGTGGCTCTGATCAAATCCCCCGAGAACTTCAATCCTTTAAAAGATCCCGAGACCTCCCGAAAGAGGGCGAAGATCGTCCTGGACAGGTTACTGACGGAGAAAAGAATCAGCACTCAGGAATACGAGAATTACTCTGCGGAACTTTCAAAACTCGAGTTTCACACACAGCAGATGAACGTGGACGAGGAACTCTTCTGGAGGGTCGTGAGAGAAGCCCAGGACCTTGGATTTTCGCTGAACGAACTCAGGTACGGCTACAGGGTTTATCTCACATTGGATAAAGAACTTCAGAAAAAGGTGTACAACACGGTCGAAGATGATAAGACAGCTTTTGTTGGTGTGAAGGTGAAAACAGGAGAGATAGTGGCTTATCGAGGAGTCGGCCTTCAATACGGAACCGGATGGAGACAGATAGGATCAGCCATAAAGCCCCTGTATTATTACTATGCCGTTCTCAAGGGAAGAAACCCTTCCGATCTTCTTTTAGATCTTCCCCTGAAGATCGGAGAGTGGGAACCAGAAAACTTCGATAAAACTTTCAAAGGATCAGTCAGTTTGAAGGAAGCGCTCGTCGACTCGAGGAACATTCCTTCTGTGTTACTTTACTCGTATTTGCAACCAGAGAGTGTGAGAAATTTTATAACGGAAGTATTGAAGCTGAGAGCCAGATATCCAGACGACCTCACCGCTTCCCTCGGTACCGTGGAAACCGCCCCGGAAGAAGTTGTGAAGGTTTATTCAGCCATCTTCAACGGAGGAGTGGTTCTGGAACCGTACATCATCGACAGAATAGAAGACAGAAACGGAAAGATCGTCTACAGAGGATACCCAAAAGTCCTGTCCGTCGTTCCGTCTTTCGTGAGATCCCCTCAGGAAGCGAGTGAAATATTGAAGGGTATTTTAAAGGAAGTGGTTGAGAGAGGCACCGGTGTTCGGGCAAAGATTCCGGGAAAAGAAATCGCGGGAAAAACAGGAACGGCAGAAAAGAACGCCTGGTTCATTGGAGGAGATGATGATTACATCTTCGCGGTGGTGAAGGACGGGGAAAACCTTCTTGGTGGAAGAGATTGCGCTCCAGTGTGGAAAGAAATAGCGAGCAGCTGGGAGAAGTTCGAGGGAGATCTTCGATACAAAAGGCTGGACAAACCGGGAATTTCTCTTATTGACGATAGAACAATAGAATATCTGGACTACGCGAGACTGGTTGAACTGGTCAATGGGTCAAAACTTCCTGTAAGCGTTCTGGTCAAAATTCTACAGCTCATGGGCTACAATCATCAGATTGAGTTCCTCTCAAAATTGAACAGCGTGGATCCGATACTGTCCCTTGAAATCTGGAAAAAGTTTTTGATGGAAGGAGGTTGAGCGATGGTCCTGTTCGAAAAACCAGGAAAGGAGAACACAAGAAAAACCCTCGAAATAGCGATTCAAAAAGCCTCTGAGCTTTCTTCAAAAAAGCTGTTGATCGCTTCCGCTACGGGTTACAGTGCTAGAATGGCCCTCGAGATGATTCCGGAAGACATGAAGCTCGTTGTGGTGACACACCACGCGGGCTTTGAAGAACCCGACACTCAGGAATTCGACGAAGAATTGAGAAAATTGTTGAAAGAAAAGGGTCACGATGTTCTCACAGCAACGCATGCCCTCTCCGCAGGTGAGAGATCTCTGAGAAGAAAATTTGGTGGAATCTACCCTCTTGAGATAATAGCGAACACGCTGAGAATGTTCAGCGAAGGTGTGAAGGTGGGTGTGGAGATAACGCTCATGGCGGCTGACGCGGGACTTGTTAAAACGTCTGAACTGGTTGTTGCCTGCGGTGGAACAGAGAGCGGTCTCGACTCGGCAATTGTTGTCAAGCCCGCGAATTCTCCAAATCTTTTCGATCTAAAGATCACGGAAATTCTCTGTAAACCTCTGATTTCTTGAGTTTCTGAGCGAAGTTTTTTATCTCCTGGATCTCTTCGTAACTCATACCGTACTTCCACCAGAAGGGAAGAACCGTGTTGTTCAAAAGAACGGGATCGATATCCGGGTCCAACTTGCCTTCTTCGACGAGTTTTTCCCAGTCTTTTGTTCCCGGAATGGGAGTGTATTCGTTTATGGAAATACCTATTCCTTCA
This window encodes:
- a CDS encoding undecaprenyl-diphosphate phosphatase; translated protein: MDLLLGIIQGLTEFLPVSSSGHLTLLSHLLKTDLNAYQTAVLHLGTLVSVVLFAFDGIRRSLRSWRIILNLIVSTIPAGVFGVLFEKQIDQLFSSPRFLPLFFSVTALILMFTRYSSSGEKRMENMSFLDALLVGIAQLFALFPGISRSGITVSSLLFMKYRGEDALQYSFLMSIPVVLGAGILGLEKGNITILAPIFAFLSGLFALYVLSRSVRSGKIWQFSYYCLFVAILSYLVG
- a CDS encoding pyruvate kinase alpha/beta domain-containing protein, which codes for MVLFEKPGKENTRKTLEIAIQKASELSSKKLLIASATGYSARMALEMIPEDMKLVVVTHHAGFEEPDTQEFDEELRKLLKEKGHDVLTATHALSAGERSLRRKFGGIYPLEIIANTLRMFSEGVKVGVEITLMAADAGLVKTSELVVACGGTESGLDSAIVVKPANSPNLFDLKITEILCKPLIS
- the dxr gene encoding 1-deoxy-D-xylulose-5-phosphate reductoisomerase, with protein sequence MEERTLVILGATGSIGTQTLDVLKKVKGIRLIGISFHSNLELAFKIVKEFNVKNVAVTGDVEFEDSSINVWKGPHSIEEMLEALKPDITMVAVSGFSGLRAVLSSLEHSKRVCLANKESLVCGGFLVKKKLKEKRTELIPVDSEHSAIFQVIEPEVEKVVLTASGGALRDWEISKIDRARPEDVLRHPVWNMGARITVDSATMVNKAFEVLEAMELFELPFEKIEVKIHREGLVHGAVVLPDGNVKMVVSPPDMRIPISYALFYPRRVALEPFFLRTISLSFEDPDPEKYPAFFLLKEIKDSYALRTAFNAADEVAVEAFLKGRIRFGGIHRVIEKTLEEFQGYPQPRTLDDVERIHFEAIKKAERVTEWLSSTSY
- a CDS encoding transglycosylase domain-containing protein, whose amino-acid sequence is MKKFLLSFFIASLLTFFLLWGLYFFFTKDLPPPEEKLVPTIRLFYSDGTPLLVSRNIWIDLSDIPEKFVEILLTSEDEEFYKHPGFDLMGFLRALIIDIKTLSFSQGGSTITQQLARTLYLSMDKSIVRKLKEIFISFWLERIRTKDEILEMYINSVYMGNGIYGFQTASKLYFGKDLSDLSVPEMCVLVALIKSPENFNPLKDPETSRKRAKIVLDRLLTEKRISTQEYENYSAELSKLEFHTQQMNVDEELFWRVVREAQDLGFSLNELRYGYRVYLTLDKELQKKVYNTVEDDKTAFVGVKVKTGEIVAYRGVGLQYGTGWRQIGSAIKPLYYYYAVLKGRNPSDLLLDLPLKIGEWEPENFDKTFKGSVSLKEALVDSRNIPSVLLYSYLQPESVRNFITEVLKLRARYPDDLTASLGTVETAPEEVVKVYSAIFNGGVVLEPYIIDRIEDRNGKIVYRGYPKVLSVVPSFVRSPQEASEILKGILKEVVERGTGVRAKIPGKEIAGKTGTAEKNAWFIGGDDDYIFAVVKDGENLLGGRDCAPVWKEIASSWEKFEGDLRYKRLDKPGISLIDDRTIEYLDYARLVELVNGSKLPVSVLVKILQLMGYNHQIEFLSKLNSVDPILSLEIWKKFLMEGG
- a CDS encoding methylated-DNA--[protein]-cysteine S-methyltransferase, whose translation is MRVPGNISVQTENGKVVKIILGSNETEGPEEILREIEEYLSGQRKSFSFQVEIRGTPFQKRVWEEVRKIPYGETKTYSEIAKKLGTSPRAVGQALSKNPLPLYIPCHRVVSKKGLGGFSAGLEWKKYLIDLERFRK
- a CDS encoding CBS domain-containing protein yields the protein MKVKKWVTQDFPMVEESATVRECLHRMRQYQTNECIVKDREGHFRGVVNKEDLLDLDLDSSVFNKVSLPDFFVHEEDNITHALLLFLEHQEPYLPVVDEEMRLKGAVSLHDFLEALIEALAMDVPGIRFSVLLEDKPGELRKVVDALALSNINILSVITTRSQDGKREVLIKVDAVDEGTLIKLFESLGIKIESIEKEEGF
- the ispG gene encoding flavodoxin-dependent (E)-4-hydroxy-3-methylbut-2-enyl-diphosphate synthase; this translates as MRKSVKVGNVVIGGGAPVSVQSMTTTKTADVERTISQIKRLERAGCEIIRVAVQDEEDAKAIRRIKEQIEIPLVADIQFDYRLAILSIDNGADKIRINPGNMSRDRLKDVVAAAKGKGIPIRVGANVGSIKRRTSERWKDLAESALEEVRLLEKEGFYDIVVSVKSSDILETIKANEYIAEKIEYPIHLGVTEAGVSETAVVKSSIAIGHLLLKNIGDTIRVSISGDPVREVIVGKKILIALGLREGVEVIACPTCGRAEIDVENMAKMIEENFFHVQKRLKIAVMGCVVNGIGEGKDADLGVAGLRDGAVIFVKGEIKERVSKEFVLERLKHYLNELLEEVER
- a CDS encoding thiamine diphosphokinase, translated to MVCIFANGSYEEFVDVSRCERIVAVDGGANYLRTRNIVPDLFIGDADSAKEETMEWLKQHGVTLKIFPREKDEIDLELALREFEEEEKVVFGWKGERLDMVLALFYLLKRFKNTTLESSSLTVGYVEGAKTLSAVPGEKWSILPLGGDAEGVTLKGFKYTLEDAVMPITKPYGVSNEAVSDRVTIEVKKGGLIYFRWKKEPS
- a CDS encoding M50 family metallopeptidase; translated protein: MVIVYFILILTGVIMVHELGHYLFARLFKVKVLEFAIGFGPKIFSVKGRETTFRLNVFPIGGYVRMLGEEGEEIADEEEKEKSFYAKPAWQRFLITLAGPLFSILAGYLLFLPITLNWGIALPGIDEVVPGSPAEEAELRRGDVVYSINGKIAFDTSIISNEIQKGLPVELVIIRNGEKKSLRLIPRMYPETYEFVLESAEGTPSGKLVSVNGNRDTSVLKEFVNEYVVLEFEGGTVKGILKQFNEIPARYMIGISFSGLAPVFKKDIYFKEGLFVFKKGDRIVRVEDQEIEGWQDLVVLYQRLTLGKDAMMVSLQGNDLEWWRGLSGSVRVVIKRGDSTIEKNVEASFLKNILETPDLLEMGVPRYKPKNPLEAVNLSVKACNYVLLTTASSLKNFFRNVQTGQIVGVVGLAGVISAASKTGLEAVLTVVAVITISLGVLNLLPLPALDGGRIIFSLVEMITRKRLNPQVENIIHFLGFIFLMILFLYITFLDIGRMMGI